From the genome of Gracilimonas sp., one region includes:
- a CDS encoding ABC transporter ATP-binding protein has translation MSKKPVIEITDLTKVYQMGNTEVHALAGVTFDVKENEYIAIMGPSGSGKSTLMNMIGCLDTPTTGDYILNGSNVSKMDDAELAEVRNREIGFVFQTFNLLPRTSCLANAELPLIYAGMKSAERKERAKEVLTKVGLGDRIDHKPNELSGGQRQRVAIARALVNRPSILLADEPTGNLDTKTGEEIMLLFEELYRQGNTIIVVTHEQEIADHARRIVRLRDGIIESDEKVEKPLLADH, from the coding sequence ATGTCGAAAAAACCAGTTATTGAAATAACCGATCTTACAAAAGTATATCAGATGGGTAATACCGAAGTTCATGCCCTTGCTGGTGTAACTTTTGATGTAAAAGAGAATGAATACATTGCTATTATGGGGCCTTCGGGCTCTGGGAAGTCGACATTAATGAATATGATTGGCTGTCTGGATACACCAACTACGGGTGATTATATCCTGAATGGCAGCAATGTTTCCAAAATGGATGATGCTGAATTGGCTGAAGTGCGAAACCGTGAAATCGGATTCGTATTCCAGACGTTTAATCTACTTCCAAGAACATCCTGTTTGGCCAATGCTGAGTTACCATTAATTTATGCCGGAATGAAGTCAGCAGAACGTAAAGAACGTGCTAAAGAGGTGCTTACTAAGGTAGGGTTAGGGGATAGGATAGACCATAAGCCTAACGAGCTTTCTGGTGGACAGAGACAGCGGGTAGCTATTGCGCGGGCACTTGTGAACCGTCCATCTATTTTGCTTGCCGATGAGCCTACCGGTAACTTGGATACTAAAACCGGGGAAGAGATTATGTTATTGTTTGAAGAACTGTACCGTCAGGGTAATACCATTATCGTGGTAACGCACGAGCAAGAGATTGCTGATCACGCCCGTCGAATTGTACGGCTCAGAGACGGTATTATTGAATCAGATGAAAAAGTAGAAAAGCCTTTGTTGGCCGATCATTAA